The genomic region CCATTCTCTTGCTGCAATGGGCCGCGAGCCGCTTGCCTGCGCACTACCCGCACCTGGAAAACATGCTTCGCGCCTGGGGCGGCAATGCCTCGGGCAGCGGTATTGCCAATATCGACAATACCGGCGAAGTGCACCCGGACACCTATTGGTGGCAGCACTCGGTGGGCAATGTCCGGCACACGCCCTTTCGCACGCTCTGGCTGGATCAGCCCGATGCGCTGCTGTCGAGATTGCGTGAGCACCCCCGTGCTGTGGGCGGCCGTTGCGCGCAATGCCGCTGGTTGCCCATCTGCAACGGCAATACCCGCACCCGCGCCTGGGCCGAGGGCGACCTCTGGGGCCAGGACCCCGGCTGTCATCTAAGCGATGAAGAGATCGGCGTGCAGCCGTCACCGCTGATCCCTTGCACCACAGACTGAAGCGTCCGTGCGGTAAACCCTCTGATATGAAGCACCAAGGAAGCCTTATGCCTGCATCCATTGTTATACCGGCCGCACTTGAGTGCGCGTTCAGACCGGGGGAAGTCGCCCTGGTCGGTGCCGGCCCCGGCGACCCCCGGCTGCTGACCCTGCGCGCCTGGAGCCTGCTGATGCAGGCCGACGCCGTGGTCTATGACCGCCTCATCAGCGACGAACTGCTGGCATTGATCCCACCGACCTGCGCGCGGCATTACGTCGGCAAGGCCAGCGGCCGCCACAGCTTGCCCCAGGAACAGATCAACCAACGGCTCGCTGACCTTGCCGACCAAGGCCAACGGGTGGTTCGGCTCAAGGGTGGCGACCCCTTCATATTCGGGCGCGGTGCCGAGGAACTTCAGTACTTGCTGCGACGCGGTATCGACTGCCAGGTGGTCCCGGGCATTACCGCCGCTTCCGGCTGCAGCGCCTATGCGGGGATCCCACTGACCCACCGGGACCTGGTCAACTCCTGCCGTTTCATCACCGGGCACCTGCAACACAATGGCGCGTTGTCGTTGCCCTGGAGCAGCCTGGCCGACTGCAGTCAAACCCTGGTCTTCTACATGGGGTTGGCGAATCTTGGGGTTATCGCCCAGCGCTTGATCGAGGCCGGAATGCCCGCCGACACACCGGCGGCACTGATAAGCAACGGCACACGGCCTGACCAGCATGTCGTGCGTGGCCCGCTGCACCAACTGCCGACCCTGGGGCTTAAGTGCCCGCCCGGAATTGCGACGCTGACGGTGATCGGCACCGTGGTCAATCTGTTCGCCGAACAACCACTGCAATACCCGGCGCGCTTTTCTCCATCCAAGTGAGAGGTGCAAGCCTACTGACTTGAAGGCGATCGGTTTTCTTTGCAGGTGTTTCCAACGCCTTAAACGGTGCGGGAAAACCGGCCCTTCTGTGCGTCACCCAGGTAGGCGTCAAACGCCATTGCGACGCTGCGCATCATCAAATGCCCTTGGGGCAACAGGCGCAATTGGCCGTGATGAATCTTCAGGAGCCCGTCCCGCACATGCTCGTCCAGTTGCCCCAGCGCGTCGGCAAAATACTCGGTGAAGCAGATGCCGTGACCCACTTCGAATTTACCGAAGTCGACCCGGCCATGGCACATCAGCTCACTGATCACGTCACGGCGCAGCAGGTCATCGGCGCTCAAACGGTAACCCCGATGCACCGGCAGCAAGCCTTGATCAATACGGGCATAGTACTGCGAGAGCTCCTTGACACTCTGGCTGTAGCTGTCGCCGACCTTACCGATCGCTGACACCCCCAGGCCGATCAAATCGCAGTCGGCATGGGTGGAGTAGCCCTGGAAATTGCGCTGCAACGTGCCATTGGCCCGGGCCAGCGCCAGCTCATCGTCGGGCAAGGCGAAATGATCCATGCCGATATAGACATAACCGGCCTCGGTCAGGCGCCGGATGGTCAGTTCAAGCAACTCCAGCTTGCGTTCCGGTGGCGGCATGTCCGCTGGGCGAATCAGTCGTTGCGCGCGCACCAGCTCCGGCAAATGGGCGTAGCTGTAGGCGGCAATTCGATCCGGACGCAACGCGATGATTTTGCCGAGGGTGACATCGAAACTCTTCACCGTTTGCAGCGGCAGGCCGTAAATCAGGTCGACGCTGACCGACTTGAATTGCGCCTCACGCGCCGCTGCGACCAGGGCATAAATCTGCGCTTCACTTTGCTGGCGATTGACTGCCGCCTGCACGTCGGGGTCAAAGTCCTGCACACCAAAACTCAGACGATTGAAGCCCAGCTGGCGCAGCGACTGGATCTGTTCGGTGCTGATGGTGCGCGGATCGACCTCGATGGAAAACTCATGGTCATCGCTGTCGTCCATGTCGAATGCCTGGTGTAGACAGCCCATCAGGTCGGCCAGCTGCTCGCGGGTCAAATAGGTCGGCGTGCCCCCGCCCAGGTGCAGTTGCGTCAGCTTGCGCGTACGGTCGAACAAGGCAGCTTGCATCTCGATTTCGCGCTTGAGGTAGGTCAGGTATTCGACGGCACGGTGGGTTTTCTGCGTAATGATTTTGTTGCAGGCACAGTAGTAACAAAGGCTCTTGCAGAACGGAATGTGAATGTACACCGACAGGGGCTTGGGCACAGGCGCCAGGTTGCTATCGGTGACGGCACGATGATAGTCATCGACGGCGAACGCCTGATGAAATTGCGGTGCGGTTGGGTAGGAGGTATAGCGCGGCCCCGGTCGGTCATATTTTTCGACCAGGGCGCGATTGAAATCAAATGAAGGTGTCATGATCAATCCACTCGCTATAGGGTTCACGTCCCGCGCCGCCCGAGTCCTTTTCAAACAGGTTGCAGATGGCATCTACGTGCGGCCGACCGGCCGGAAGGATACTGATGAAACGCTCAGACAGCTCAATCAACCCGTCACCGGCCAATTGCTCCAGCACAGGCCAGGCGGCGTAAAAGTACTGGCGAAAGATCAGTCCGCAACGCGTCTCGATGGCCTGGATATCCAGCTCCAAATCGCACGCCAGGCGTTCCATGACCATGAGCCTGATCTGGCTGCGTGGCTCGCACCGCCAGCCACGACTCGTCGGCAATTGGTCGATGTCCAGGCATTGCTGATACCGTTGCAATTGGTCGGTGTTTTGCGCGTACAGTTCGTCAATCTGACTGATGGCGCCCAAACCGAACCCGATTTGATCGCAATACCCGTGGCGGGTAAAACCTTCACTGGTGCGGCGTAACCGGCCGCGCTCCTGCGCTATCGCCAAATCATCGTCGGGCCGGACGAATTGACCCAGGCCGATGTAGTGATACCCCCCGCCGAGCAACTGGTCAAAACAGCTTTGGCGCATCGCGCTTTTATCATCCAGGCTGCACAGCGCTCTGATGTTGTCCCCGGCCATCGCCCGATAGCGATGGGGTGGCCGTGAGTAGTCAAATACCAGCAGCCGGTCCGGCTCCAGTTCGATAAGAGTGGCCAATTTCAGTGCGAAGCTTTCCGGCGTCTGCCAGGCACGGCCATACCCCAGATCCACATTGATGGAACGATAACCAAAGGTACGCGCGGCATCGATAAGCGAATGGATGGGGGCCGGGTTCTGGTAGCAGTCCACCGACATATCACTGTCGGCACCGATGTCCGGAACGCCAATGCTGACATGGTTGAATCCAAGGTCGCGCAGCACGCCCATGGTCGACCAGTCGGTGTGGTGCAGGTCAACGTCAATACTGTACTCACCGCACTCATGCCCCAGAAGGTTGAATCGGCCACGAAGATGACTCATCAGCCTTCTGAGCTGGGCGATTGCGGGTATACCGCCCCCCAGATGAAACTGCTCGACCCGCTGCCCCGTGCCCAGGTGACAACTGACGAGGTCAATCTCGTGCTGCAGACGTCGAAGGTAGCTTTCACCGCCCCTGTGCTCGCATGAAACATCGCCCGGGGAACACAAGGCAGGCCTAGGGTTGGACGGCAGTTGCACGTTCAGCGACAGCGGACGGCATTTCTGGCGGCTGGCACGTAAAGCGCGAAGCAAATCCAGGGAACCGATCCCTTCATGGAACTTTTCAGTGCCAACAGGGCAGTCGGGATCGAGCACGCCTTGATCGTACCGAACGTTCAGCTCGCCGCGGTTGTGAGATGGGTTGAGCATGACGGGTCTCCGAGACTGGCTGCGCACTACCAGTGTCAGGGCCTGGCGTTCAATGCGTCTTGATTTGTATCAAGCGCAAGCAAATGCTGGTGGTGCATGACCGCCGGGCAAACCTGGTCACCAGGTCAGGTAAAACATCCCTTTGGCCAGCAGCACGATGACGATCATGTGGCAGAACAGGCTGGCATGGATGAAATGCAGGTATCGAGCAGACATCCGGTCACTTCTGAACAGATACATGGCGGCCAGGAAGTGCAGCAGCACGCTGACGGCGACTGCGATCTTCAACATCAACAATGTACCGAACGATGAGGCCAGTGGTGTGGCAAGGGTCGGCAAATAGCGCAACCAGACCATCCCCGCCCCGGCCCCAAACAACACTAGCAAAACCCATGGAACCAGGGTGCGCGCGCGTCGACCGATACCCTGTTCGACCAACAGCATGACCTTGACCGGCAGCTGTTTACGAATACTTTCCAGGAACAGGACTTCGAAGAACACCGTGCCAATGAAAATCAGCGCGGCAAACAGATGCAACGTCAGAAACAGCGGATAGAGCATGGGATACTCGCTCTCATTTGAGCTGGACACGGCTGACCTACGGCGAGGCAACCGTCAAGCCCATCGTGCTTCGTCGGCGATCTTGGCCAACACCTTTGCGGTCATCCCGGGGGGATGCACAAGCAACACCACCACGCCAACATTCAGGTTCAAGCCTGCAGAGTGGGTTTGAGCAGGATACAGAGCAGGCCGACGCCTGCGATTGATATCAATCAAGTAATCCAGACAAGGCCATTGCGGTGCGCAAGCCGTCGCGTTGCAGGCTGATCTGACCACAGCGGGTGCCGTCGAGAAGCTGTTTGCCGACGCCATCAGCGCTGTAGGCAGGCCGGACATCGCCATCAACACCGTCGGCAAGGTGCTTAAGAAACCCGATATCCCAAACTCGAAGGCTGGGCGTGCGATGGTCATAGTCGCGCAGCACGCGCATACCGACCCTGACCGAAAGCGCTTTTGGATTTACCCGGTAAGGCTGCTTGCGTGAAAGTCGGCGATCTGTTGCCACATCGCGACCGGGTTGGAGTACATGGGGAAATGCCCGCAATGGGCAATTGGCGCCAAACGCACGCCCTGGGCCTGGATATGCGGCAGGTAGGACAATGAAGCGTTGTGCTCGCCGTACATGAACATGCACGGACAGGGCAGGCCGAGGAACTTACCCATCAAATCGGCGTTGTCGGAGAGCTCGACCATCGATTCGAAGATTCCGCGTACAGCGCCTGCGCGAACCTTGTGCCGCAAGCTTGCGGCGTAGAGCGCAGTGGCATAGGCCGGGGCGTGACGGGCGCGCTCGATGAAAGCGGTGAAAAATACGTCGGGATCGTCCGCCGGGTAATCGACGATCTGCCGACTGAGGAAGCAGTCTTCCGGGGCAATGTTACCTTCGATATCAACGAAGCTGAGCACCCGTTCCGGGCATTGATGAGCCAGCATCAGCGCGGTCAACCCGCCCATGGAATGACCGACCAGATGAAAGCGTTCGATACCGAAATGTTCCAGCACCTGCAGCGCGGTTTTCAGCAAAAAGGGGATGGAAATCCGCGAAAGATCACTGCACTGGCTCTCTCCGCAACCCGGTGCGTCATATGCGACGAAAGGATGGCCGACGAACGCGGCCTGCCGCACGATGTCGGCGTAGTCTTCCTTGGTCGAGCCAAACCCATGCAGGAACACGATCGGCGCCCGGACACCATCGCGATGTAGGGCGGCAACGCTCAACTGGACACCCTCTATCGTCAACGGTAGTTGCTCATGAGCAAAGGTTACTGGAGAAGGCACGTTGTTGACTCCTTGAACGAAAAAATTGCACCGGACCAGATTCACCGGCTGACAGACACGCAATTTCAGGCTTATCAAGTGGCTTGTAAATTCCTAATTAGGGAATGCTTTCATATGTCAAACCTATCGTCGCTGTTCGTGGGCAACCCTTTGGCCATTCATGCCTTGGCCCGTAACCGCGCAACCACTTCCTCGACCACAGGGTTGGGGCGGTGCGCATGCCAGGCAACTGCGGTAGTCACAACATTGAGTTTCTGGGTAAGTGGGCGAAACACAACGTTGCCCGGGGCCAGCTTTTTCAACGACGCGGGCACCAGTGCAATACCTTGGCCGTAGCTGACAAAGGCAATTTGCGAGGCGACGGAGCGCACTTCATGCAAAACTCGAGGGGAAAAGCCGCTGGTGCGGCAGGTCGCAATCAGATTGTCGAAATAGACCGGGCTGACCTTGCGAGAAAACATCACCAACGGCTCGTTGGACAAACTGGACAAACTGATTCGCGTGCGCGAAGCCAGGGGATGATCACTGGGCATCGCTACCATCAAGCGATCCTGGGTCAGCGGCAGCGAATTGATCGACGCCCCCAGGTCTCCATCCAAACGAGCGAAGGCCAGGTCGATATCGCCGGCCTCCAGCGCCGGAACGGCATCGACACTGTCGATCTCCCTCACGGATACGGTGAGGTGCGGGTAATCACTCTTCAATTGCTCGATCAAACCCGGCAAGACATCAAACATTGCCGTAGAGATCGCACCGATGGTCAACATCCCCGACTGCCCCGTCACCGCCTCCTCCACGGCCAGCTCCAGGCGCTCCAGCTGGTCGGCGAACTTGCGCACCGCCGGCAGGATCGCGGCACCGACCGGCGTCAGTTTCGCGCCGCGTCGAGAGCGATCAAACAGCTTGACCTTGAGCGCCTGTTCCAGCACCTGGATCTGCTCACTCAGCGGCGGCTGGGACATGCCCAGGCGTTTGGCGGCGCGGCCGAAATTCTGTTCCTCGGCCACGGCCAGGAACAACCAGAGGTGCCGTATCAGACGAAAGTTGATCATGATTAATCCATAGGTTGAGCGTATAGAACGCTTCTGTGATTAGTAATATACCTATCAAATTGTGTCGCTGACACTGGACGCCTCCGTTACCATAGAGGCTACCCCATGAGCGTTTTGAATTTGCTGGATCGTTTCGCAGCACTGGACACCAACACGGTCTCCGACGCACTCGACTTCCTCGGCCTGCCAGGTGCCACCGTCGGGTTACGCCCGCTGTGGAATTGCCCGAAAATCGTCGGCCGCGCCAGCACTGTCCTGCTGGCGACTAAATCCGACACCGCTTCCACTGCGCACCTGATTACCCCGGTGGTAGAGCAGATCGACAGTGACGATCGTGTGTTGGTCATCGCCGGCGGCATCGAAGGCATTTCCTGCTGGGGCGATATTCTCGCCAACGCCGCGGTCATCAAGCAGGTGCGCGGTACGGTAATCGATGGTTTCAGTCGGGACATCGATGGCAGCGCGTCGATTGGCTATCCGGTTTACGGACGCGGCGTGACCATGATCAGTGCCCGCAATCGGGTGGTTCAGATCGATGCTGCCATCACCATCAGCGTAGCCGGCGTCGATGTCAGCGAGAACGACTATGTGATCGCCGATAACTGCGGCACCGTATTCGTGCCTTCAGCCTATATCGAAAAAGTCATCGATCTTGGCGAGCGGATTGCCCGCCGCCAGGACGGCATGGTCGAGGCCGTTCGCAGCGGCCGCTCGGTCGCCGAAGTGATGCATGACACCCAATTCGAAGCGATCCACGTAGAGCGCGCCTGATGAATCTTGAAGACAAAGCACTGATCGCCTTGTTTGATGGCCTGGACACCCCTGGCGTCTCCGATGCGCTGGATAAGCTCGGCCTGCCCGGCCAATGCCTTGGCGTGGCACCACTGGACAATTACCGCCACGTCATCGTCGGGCCGGCGTTCACCGTGCAGTACGTCCCGGCCAGTGTCCCGCCGGGCACGGTGGGTGATTTCATCGAAGACGTCGCGCCCGGCGACGTGGTGGTCATCGACAACGGCGGCCGTACCGATTGTACCGTCTGGGGTGACATCATGACCCAGTACGCCGGTACCCGGCATATCGCGGCCACCGTCATCGACGGTGTGTGCCGTGACGTCAACAAAGCCCTAGACGATGGCTACCCGATCTTCAGCAAAGGCCGCTTCATGCGCACCGGCAAAGACCGGGTGCAGGTGCAGTCGGTCAACCAACCGGTGTCCGTTGGTACAGCCCGAGTCTGTGCCCGCGATATCGTGGTGGCCGACGCCAACGGCGTAGTGATCGTGCCTCGCGGCCGTGCGCCGGAAGTGGCGGCATGTGCTCGTCAAATCGAATCAGTCGAAGCCGACATTCGCGCCCTGATCGCTCAAGGAAAAACCCTTAAACAAGCCCGGGATGCGCTGGGTTACCACAGCCTGCAGAGGAAAGTCTGATGACCACGCTCCCCCTTCCCCCGAATTTTCAAGAACAGGCAAAAGTATCGGGCGGCTCCACTCTGGAGTTGATGAACCTCACCGACTGGAGGCCCCGGGCATGAACACCGACTTTCAGCGACTGAACCAACGCCTGGCGAATGCGCAGCCTTCGGCGACTTATCGGATCATGGATCGAGTGGCCGAGCGCCGGGGTCAAGGAGCGAAGATCATCTCGCTGTGCGCCGGCGAACCGGATTTCGATACCCCCAGACATGTGCGTGAGGCAGCCATTCACGCCATCGAGCATGGCCATACCCGCTACACCCAGGTTTCCGGTGTACGTTCATTGCGCGAAGCGGTGGCGGCCAAGTTCCGTCGCGAAAACGGTCTGGACGTAAGCTGGCAAGACACGCTGGTGTGCAACGGTGGCAAACAGGTGATCTACAACGCCCTGGCCGCTACTCTCAACGAGGGCGACCAGGTCATCGTAGCAGCGCCATACTGGGTCAGTTACCCGGAAATGGTGCAACTGTGCGGCGGCGAAGCGCGGATCGTTACCTGCGATGCCGTTACCGGTTTCAAACTGACGCCCGCGGCACTGGCCGTCGCGATCACCCCGCAGACCCGTTGGTTGATCCTCAACTCTCCGTCCAATCCGACAGGCGCGGTGTACAACGAGACGGAGCTTCGTGCCTTGGCGGCAGTGCTGCTGGAGCATCCCCACGTTCTGATCCTGGCCGATGATATCTATGAACACCTGATTTTCGACGATCAGGCGTTCTACACCCTGGCCCAGGTGGAGCCACGACTGGCACCACGAACCCTGACCATGAACGGTGTGTCCAAAGCCTACGCCATGACTGGCTGGCGCATCGGCTTTGCCACGGGGCCGCGCTGGTTGCTGGAGGCCATGGAAAAACTGCAAGGCCAACAGACCTCGGGCGCCAGCTCGGTTTCGCAGCAAGCCGCGCTCGCCGCGCTGGAGGGGCCGAAAGACTTTATCCGCGAAAGCCGTGCTGCTTTTCAGAGCCGTCGCGACTTGATGGTGGCGCTGCTGAACGACACGCCAGGGCTGGAATGTGTAACCCCGGCGGGGGCGTTCTATGCGTTCGCCTCTTGCGCGGGCCTGATCGGCCGCATCTCGCCCGCCGGGCGAGTGCTGCACACCGACGAAGATGTCGCCCATGCGTTGCTCGACGAAGCGGACGTGGCAGTGGTGCATGGCAGTGCGTTTGGCCTTGGCCCCTACATTCGTATTGCCTATGCACTGGACGACGCCTCATTGCGCCAAGCTTGCGAGGCTATCCGGATGTTCTGTACGTCCTTGCGTTAACGCTGATGAATGAACAAAACCCGGCCATGGCCGGGTTATGGTCGATGGAAGGAGCATGGTGGAATACCGGCCCCTCCCTACGCTTTTAACTGATTTTGATCACGACCTTGCCGAACGGACCGCGAGCCAAGTGCTCGTAGGCTTCGCGCGCTTGTGCAAACGGGTACACATGATCGATCACGGGACGGATGTGATGGGTGTTCAAGAACTCGTTCATGCGGTCGAACGAAGAGCGTGGCGCAACGGCGATACCGCGAATCGTGGTTTGGCGGAAGATCATCGGCATCAAGTTCAGCGCAGCAGTCTGGCCTGTCAGGAAACCGATCTGAGCAATACGGCCACCCACTTTGGTTGCTTGAACAGAATCGTTGACACCGTCGCCGCCGGCCACTTCCAGCAACAGGTCAACGCCTTTGCCGTCGGTAAGCTTGAGGACCTCGGCAGCCCAATCCGGCGTCTTGCGGTAGTTCACACCCGCGATCGCACCCAGCTTGATGACGGCTTCAAGGTTTTCGTCGCGGCTCGAAGTAACGATGACCTTGGCGCCCAGTGCCATGGCAATCTGCGCGGCGAAGATCGATACACCGCCCGTGCCCTGTACCAGTACGGTCTGGCCTACTTCGATCTGGCCGAAATCCACCAGCGAATACCAGGCAGTCAATGCTGCGATTGGAAGGGTCGACGCTTCTTCATCACTCATATCGTCAGGCGCCCTAACTGCGCTGTCTTCATGGATGATCATGAACTCAGCCAGGCCGCCAGGCAGGGGTGAGCCGAAGCAGTAATCGGGCTCGTCATGGGCTGGCATGCCATCGATCCAGCGCGAGTACAGATGGGAGT from Pseudomonas synxantha harbors:
- the cobA gene encoding uroporphyrinogen-III C-methyltransferase translates to MPASIVIPAALECAFRPGEVALVGAGPGDPRLLTLRAWSLLMQADAVVYDRLISDELLALIPPTCARHYVGKASGRHSLPQEQINQRLADLADQGQRVVRLKGGDPFIFGRGAEELQYLLRRGIDCQVVPGITAASGCSAYAGIPLTHRDLVNSCRFITGHLQHNGALSLPWSSLADCSQTLVFYMGLANLGVIAQRLIEAGMPADTPAALISNGTRPDQHVVRGPLHQLPTLGLKCPPGIATLTVIGTVVNLFAEQPLQYPARFSPSK
- the hemN gene encoding oxygen-independent coproporphyrinogen III oxidase, producing the protein MTPSFDFNRALVEKYDRPGPRYTSYPTAPQFHQAFAVDDYHRAVTDSNLAPVPKPLSVYIHIPFCKSLCYYCACNKIITQKTHRAVEYLTYLKREIEMQAALFDRTRKLTQLHLGGGTPTYLTREQLADLMGCLHQAFDMDDSDDHEFSIEVDPRTISTEQIQSLRQLGFNRLSFGVQDFDPDVQAAVNRQQSEAQIYALVAAAREAQFKSVSVDLIYGLPLQTVKSFDVTLGKIIALRPDRIAAYSYAHLPELVRAQRLIRPADMPPPERKLELLELTIRRLTEAGYVYIGMDHFALPDDELALARANGTLQRNFQGYSTHADCDLIGLGVSAIGKVGDSYSQSVKELSQYYARIDQGLLPVHRGYRLSADDLLRRDVISELMCHGRVDFGKFEVGHGICFTEYFADALGQLDEHVRDGLLKIHHGQLRLLPQGHLMMRSVAMAFDAYLGDAQKGRFSRTV
- a CDS encoding CopD family copper resistance protein — translated: MLYPLFLTLHLFAALIFIGTVFFEVLFLESIRKQLPVKVMLLVEQGIGRRARTLVPWVLLVLFGAGAGMVWLRYLPTLATPLASSFGTLLMLKIAVAVSVLLHFLAAMYLFRSDRMSARYLHFIHASLFCHMIVIVLLAKGMFYLTW
- a CDS encoding alpha/beta fold hydrolase: MPSPVTFAHEQLPLTIEGVQLSVAALHRDGVRAPIVFLHGFGSTKEDYADIVRQAAFVGHPFVAYDAPGCGESQCSDLSRISIPFLLKTALQVLEHFGIERFHLVGHSMGGLTALMLAHQCPERVLSFVDIEGNIAPEDCFLSRQIVDYPADDPDVFFTAFIERARHAPAYATALYAASLRHKVRAGAVRGIFESMVELSDNADLMGKFLGLPCPCMFMYGEHNASLSYLPHIQAQGVRLAPIAHCGHFPMYSNPVAMWQQIADFHASSLTG
- a CDS encoding LysR family transcriptional regulator, which encodes MINFRLIRHLWLFLAVAEEQNFGRAAKRLGMSQPPLSEQIQVLEQALKVKLFDRSRRGAKLTPVGAAILPAVRKFADQLERLELAVEEAVTGQSGMLTIGAISTAMFDVLPGLIEQLKSDYPHLTVSVREIDSVDAVPALEAGDIDLAFARLDGDLGASINSLPLTQDRLMVAMPSDHPLASRTRISLSSLSNEPLVMFSRKVSPVYFDNLIATCRTSGFSPRVLHEVRSVASQIAFVSYGQGIALVPASLKKLAPGNVVFRPLTQKLNVVTTAVAWHAHRPNPVVEEVVARLRAKA
- a CDS encoding RraA family protein, whose translation is MSVLNLLDRFAALDTNTVSDALDFLGLPGATVGLRPLWNCPKIVGRASTVLLATKSDTASTAHLITPVVEQIDSDDRVLVIAGGIEGISCWGDILANAAVIKQVRGTVIDGFSRDIDGSASIGYPVYGRGVTMISARNRVVQIDAAITISVAGVDVSENDYVIADNCGTVFVPSAYIEKVIDLGERIARRQDGMVEAVRSGRSVAEVMHDTQFEAIHVERA
- a CDS encoding RraA family protein — its product is MNLEDKALIALFDGLDTPGVSDALDKLGLPGQCLGVAPLDNYRHVIVGPAFTVQYVPASVPPGTVGDFIEDVAPGDVVVIDNGGRTDCTVWGDIMTQYAGTRHIAATVIDGVCRDVNKALDDGYPIFSKGRFMRTGKDRVQVQSVNQPVSVGTARVCARDIVVADANGVVIVPRGRAPEVAACARQIESVEADIRALIAQGKTLKQARDALGYHSLQRKV
- a CDS encoding pyridoxal phosphate-dependent aminotransferase, which translates into the protein MNTDFQRLNQRLANAQPSATYRIMDRVAERRGQGAKIISLCAGEPDFDTPRHVREAAIHAIEHGHTRYTQVSGVRSLREAVAAKFRRENGLDVSWQDTLVCNGGKQVIYNALAATLNEGDQVIVAAPYWVSYPEMVQLCGGEARIVTCDAVTGFKLTPAALAVAITPQTRWLILNSPSNPTGAVYNETELRALAAVLLEHPHVLILADDIYEHLIFDDQAFYTLAQVEPRLAPRTLTMNGVSKAYAMTGWRIGFATGPRWLLEAMEKLQGQQTSGASSVSQQAALAALEGPKDFIRESRAAFQSRRDLMVALLNDTPGLECVTPAGAFYAFASCAGLIGRISPAGRVLHTDEDVAHALLDEADVAVVHGSAFGLGPYIRIAYALDDASLRQACEAIRMFCTSLR
- a CDS encoding zinc-dependent alcohol dehydrogenase family protein; the encoded protein is MKAWLLKDFGLDNLQQGDTETPTPKAGELLVKVGAVSLNFRDKAIVDGIYEPHMVPKPLIPVSDAAGTVVAVGEGVSRFAVGDRVNSHLYSRWIDGMPAHDEPDYCFGSPLPGGLAEFMIIHEDSAVRAPDDMSDEEASTLPIAALTAWYSLVDFGQIEVGQTVLVQGTGGVSIFAAQIAMALGAKVIVTSSRDENLEAVIKLGAIAGVNYRKTPDWAAEVLKLTDGKGVDLLLEVAGGDGVNDSVQATKVGGRIAQIGFLTGQTAALNLMPMIFRQTTIRGIAVAPRSSFDRMNEFLNTHHIRPVIDHVYPFAQAREAYEHLARGPFGKVVIKIS